The genomic stretch GTGATTTCTACACATCGGCGGCGTGGCAGCGCTGCCGGGACGGCTACATCAAGTCGGTGCATGGATTGTGCGAGCGCTGCGGCAAGCCAGGCTATATCGTCCACCACAAGGAGCACATCACAGACAGCAACGAGGACAACCCGGAGATCACGCTCAATTGGGCGAATCTTGAGTACCTCTGTCTTGATTGCCACAATAGAGAACATTTCGCCGCATCGCCAGTGCGTAACGACGTGACGTTCGACGCCTCGGGGCAGCTGGTACCGCGATAGGTTATTGCTACATCGTTGCATATCCCCCCCATCAACTGAAAGTACCCTAAGCGGCTCCAGACCGGCGGCCTCCATTGGAAGAATACGCAGACCGCGCGCGTGAGCCCCCTACCTGAAAGGAGCGTGAAAAAATGGCTCAGACAAAAAACGCACGAATAAAAAAAGAA from Cloacibacillus sp. encodes the following:
- a CDS encoding HNH endonuclease encodes the protein MARRDFYTSAAWQRCRDGYIKSVHGLCERCGKPGYIVHHKEHITDSNEDNPEITLNWANLEYLCLDCHNREHFAASPVRNDVTFDASGQLVPR